In one Chiloscyllium plagiosum isolate BGI_BamShark_2017 unplaced genomic scaffold, ASM401019v2 scaf_87801, whole genome shotgun sequence genomic region, the following are encoded:
- the LOC122546086 gene encoding NACHT, LRR and PYD domains-containing protein 3-like: MLTDSCADDLSSILSTGRSLTVVNLNDNKLGDSGVKLLPAVLRNPNCKIQKLELRDNCLSESCAEDLASILNTSQSLAELNLGNNKLKHLGVKRLSLALMNPHCKIPKLLLFRNGLTKSWCPGSQFCCQ; this comes from the exons ATGCTCACAGATTCTTGTGCCGACGATCTCAGCTCCATTCTAAGTACAGGTCGCTCACTGACCGTTGTGAACCTGAATGACAATAAATTGGGGGATTCAGGAGTAAAATTGCTGCCAGCAGTTCTAAGGAATCCAAACTGTAAAATACAAAAACTTGA GCTTCGTGAcaactgtctctcagaatcttgtgCTGAGGATCTCGCCTCTATACTCAACACAAGCCAATCTCTGGCAGAACTAAACCTCGGAAATAATAAGTTGAAACATTTAGGAGTGAAACGACTGTCATTGGCTCTGATGAATCCTCATTGCAAAATACCGAAGTTGTT GCTGTTCAGAAATGGTCTGACaaaatcttggtgtccaggttCTCAATTCTGCTGTCAGTAA